The DNA window CGTTATTGCAAGGGATTTTGAAGCTATATAGTCTAGCCTACAAATGCATAGAAATTCACAATTACATATAATGacatttgcaaatattttatgtGAGTAAGTTAGCTTTAGCCATTCATTTGTCTTCAGAAATGACTCATATCACAGTATATTTATTATAAGATTTAGTGTAGAAGCGACCTTAGAAGAAAGCTGGTACAACTCTCCCTCATTTTGTCAGTGAATAAAGAGGACCAGTAAATTTAAATGACTTCTGTAATttcaggggtggagccaagatggcataggACAGGCAGTGATTTCCTGGAGCTCTTCCACAAAACCCCtacaaattccttcaaataatgccataagacaattctaggagtagcagaacccacaaaagaacagagtgaaatcatttttcagccaaagaaggcttagaaggtcaacaggaaagatctgttgtgccagggtgagagtggagcacagccccacAGCCATACTGtgcagattcagccccaggcagTACTATGCAGATCCAGCACCATATAGGCCATTCCAGAAGAGCCTGTTGGCTATGGCTatgactgcttctggaactcagaccATGGATGCTGAGGGAGTTGTGAAGTTGGCCAGCGGGAAATTAGAGGGGTCTCTGCTAGCGCTGAGATGGGACTCTGTTATTTTGCCTGACctaggatccaggtcacagtcttgagtggcagcccaagtgggggaggggcttaGGCAGGCTATAGCTTGCAAACACAGTGGAACTGGATTCTCTTCCAGGTCAGAGGGAAGGAAGGcctatggttgcttgcagaccagagcacaggcctggGGAGTGGTGAATATGCCTCTCTTTACATCATAcctaccacctgggaccccctgaagcttggtaaAGTGCAccctgaaagcagtgccccactttaagaaggagttaaaagtcaagaaataggctggcaaaaataagaagacagaaaaagatgctgatcctagaaagtttatttggtgacaaggaagatcaaaatataccatTAGAGAatgatagcaaagtcaaagctcctacatccaaaggttccaagaaaaatatgaattggtctcaggccatggaagatctcaaaaaggactttgaagataaggtaatagaggtagagggaaaaaatggaaagagaaataagagtgacaCAGGAGGatcatgggaaaaaagtcaacagcttgaaaagccaaatggaaaaggagatacaaaagctctctgaaaaaaaaaaaaaagattgtttaaaatttaggattgaacaaatggaagtgaatgacattatgagaaatcaagacacaataaagaaaaaccaaaagaatgaaaaaatagagggcaatgtgaaatattccttggaaaaacagctgacctggaaaatagaaccaggagataatttgaaaaacattggactacctgaaagctatgatcaaaaaaagagcctagacatcatcttaaAAGAccttgtcagggaaaattgcccaatatcaagaaacagaaggtaaaatacaaattgaaagaatctaccaatcacctgcTGAAAtcaatcccaaaatgaaaaccctcAGAAATATTATAAACCagttccagaactcccagatcaaggggaaaatattgtaagcagccagaaagaaacaattcaagtatgatGGAgccagcttctacattaaaggatcaaagggcttggaatatgatattctagagggcaaagaaactgggattacaactaagattcacctacccagcaaaactgagtataatcttttgtttttgttttttgtatttttgttttttgttatgcttcaatctgtattcagatacaatcaattctctctctgtagaaGGACTGCAGTTTTCCTGGGActttcagagttttttttttggatctttaaattgctgaaaataaccaagtcattcacagcaaattcatttacagtattgctgttattttgcatacagtacatttcacattgcatcagctcatgtaggtctttatgGGTTTTTATGATAGCATATtgctcatcattcttttcatagtaaactacatttatatagtcctttaaagagagatttccttacaataaacccatgaggttgattcttgcaacaacagtaatagataacatttatatagtaccttgtacctaatgtggtaaaaagtgaaagcttttaatagtcggttaggataactgaaggacgccagtttttgaaggaccacccttttggggaggagaccgtgatgaaccGCTCATGCGTCTGCTACGCACTCCACTTCTGTCTGCtcagcactccacttccggggtgcaagcttaaaagcaaggagagaacagaagttggTCTCCTTTTTGCTCGCTCGCTCGCTCAACTGGCTCGCTTGgcacacacacgctgactcaggttcgataGCGGGGTCCTTGGTGATtggcctggtcctccgtaatagcacggttctcaacctcagaggtggctttgggattttggtgagttctatacggaatatcgactaagcttagatctaagactatttatttgtatttctactttcctatttctctaatcaacatcaccttgttttgttggctaattaattcccaaacaataaaagctctaactaaagctcagaggcttctctcacttactggtctgggagatatatatatatataagggaaaggttaaaggggagtttaatgcttttGTATCCAATTTCAAATCTCAcactaacaaagaatttttttcacaataggcCAGCAAAGAAAGTGCCATATGTTTCCTCCTCATCATCAACAACCATCATCAGTCAAGTCttaccatcatcaatcaatccccatATTCACCAattaatcctcctcctcatcaatcagtctTCATAATCAATCAAACCCCATTTATGAATTCTCATTTTCATCCAATTACCATTAATCCATCAATTAATTAACCATCAAAATTTcagtttttttcacagttactattgtgaactttttccctccatcctattctctcccccaggatatttactctattttctatctcctttcaccccatccctcctcaaaagtgttttgcttctgacttccacCTCCAGCagtctgccttcccttctttcacccctccctccttatccccttcccctcctactttcctgcaggtttagatagattactctacacAAATGAAtgtgtgttattccttccttgaaccaactctgatgagattaaggtctttgagccaattcagatGAGTGTGTCATTCACTGCCCTACTCCTcacccatctctccccccactccataagacctatcctgcttctttcatgtgggatttcacccaattctgtctccccttccctctctccaataCAGTCCTCTCACTGCTCAATTTTAcaccaaagatgtcatcatgaggcagctaggtgacacagtggaaaaagcacccaccctggacccaggaggactggggcttaaatctggcctcagacataagacaatCACCTAAAGTTTGACCCCAGGCCTGCCACACAACTCCAATCACCCCtacccaaaaaagataaacaaaaaataaatgcttggcagatatcatcccttcgtaaTCAGTTCTcccctgtgtcctctgtataaATTTGTTCCTTTCAACTagcctaatactgagaaaggtcttatgagttagaagtgtcatcttcccatgttggaaaaacaatttgaccttttaacatccctcatgatttccttttcctgcttacctttttatttttttttatttatttttttttcaaaaggcagaAATTAAAGTCTTTATTTCAAAATCTGATTATAGTCAACCCTTTTATCGAGTGCCAATGGTCACTTGCCACACCCGCACCAAGTTGTCTGTGTATCCAGCAAATAGAGTCTGACCATCAGCAGACCAGGCTAAGGAAGTACACTGGGGAGGCTCAGCCTTGCTGCTGGTGCTGATCACTTCTTGCTTAAGCTCATCCACAATGATTTTACCCTCTAGGTCCCAGATCTTGATGCTGGGCCCAGTGGCAGCACAGAGCCAGTAGCGATTGGGGCTGAAGCAAAGGGCATTGATTATATCACCACCATCCAAAGTATAGAGGTGTTTACCCTCATTGAGGTCCCACAGCATGGCCTGACCATCCTTGCCtccagaggcacagagagagccATCAGGAGAAACTGTAACTGTGTTTAGGTAGCCTGTATGGCCAATGTGGTTTGTCTTCAGTTTGCAGTTGGCCAAGTTCCAGACCTTGACCAGCTTGTCCCAGCCACAGGAGACAATGATGGGGTTGCTGCTATTGGGTGAAAAACGAACACAGGACACCCACTCTGAGTGGCTCTCATCCTGCACAGTGTATTTACAGACACCCAGGGTGTTCCACAGCTTGATAGTCTTATCCCGGGAACCAGAGACAATTTGCCGGTTGTCTGAAGAGAAGGCTACACTCAGCACATCCTTGGTGTGACCAACAAAGCGCCTGGTGGTAGTGCCAGTTGTAAGATCCCACAGTCTTAGTGTGCCATCCCAGGAGCCCGAGAGTGCAAACTGGCCATCAGAGGAAATAACCACATCACTAACAAAATGTGAGTGACCCCTGAGGGCAAGCTGGGGGATCCCATAGTTTGTTTCATCTCTGGTAAGCTTCCACATGATAATGGTTTTATCTCGGGAGGCTGACAGGATCATGTCTGGGAACTGGGGAGTCGTAGCGATCTGGGTCACCCAGCCATTGTGGCCTTTAAGGGTACCCCGAAGGGTCATCTGTTCAGTCATGATGACGAGACTTCGGGGGATCGCTCCAGGAGGAAGGATGGATCCAGATTGCACGGAGAGAGCCCAGCCAGTGCTCCTACACGTTAGGAGCCTAGCAAGAAAAGAGAGAGCAGCTTCCGGCCGGAATCGGATATACCCTAAGTTCCCGGATCCTGTTCAAaatcctgcttacctttttatgcttctctaggatcttatatttgaaattcaaattttctattccattcaggtcttttcatctcaaatgcctgaaagatctctttttcattgtattcccattcttttttttttcctctgaaagattatactcagttttgctggatgggtaattcttgtttgtaatcccaatctttgccctctggaaaatcttattccatgccctctctgataatttaatgtagaagctgctacatcttgtgctattctgaccAGAGTTCTGCAatcctttaattctttctttttaacagcTTGCATtatgttctccttgacctgggagctctggaatttggctataatattcctgggagttttccttttcggatctctttcaggttatttaaatttctattttaccttctgcttctagaatatcagggcaattttccatgacaatttccTTGAAGGTGATgcctaagttctttccttgatcatggttttcaggtagaccaataattttcgaatgatctctcctggacctattttccaggtcagctgtttttccaaggagatatttcatgttgccctttatttttttattcatttggatttgcttttttgtgacttgatttctcatgaagtcattagcttctatttgctcaatcctaatttttaagcagtgattttcttcagagagcttttgtatctccttttccattttgctgatttggcttttcaagcttttaacttttctttcatgaccctcctgcatcactctcattgctctttccatttttttgtctacctctcttacttttctctctacctctcttacttttccctctacctctttctttctcttcaaagtcttttttgagcacttctataacttgagaccaattcatatttttctcagaagctttggatgtaggagctttgactttattatcttcatctgagtgtgtattttgttctgccttgtcaccaaagaaagtTCTGATGGTCCACAGGTTTTTCTGCCTGCTCActatcctagcctatttcttggcttttaactccttcttaaagtgggacactatttctaccacactgcctcaagcttcagggtgtcccaggtgctaagatttaaggagaggcatgttctcacCCTGCCTGTTCTGTAAGTAACCAggggcctgcttgctctttaacccagaagcaaaaatCTGATTCACTGTGGTTGTAAGTTTGGTGTACCTGTGCTCCTTTGCCACTGGACCACTTCCGCTCGAGTTTGCTTCCTGCTTCCtgttgggatataaacccagcagtagTATTGCTTTGAGGCGCTCCACCTCATCTCCTGCAAAGACTCCAAGTATCTCCCCCagccaactgctggaccccctcattGGTCCATGAGCTGAGATCCAGAAGTAGTtgctgatgctgatgattctgagACTCTGGAGGCACtgtctgcctggggctggatctgtgtggtGTGGCTGTCGTCCCCTTTCACCAAGAAGACCTTACCTGCTActcttttaagccatctttggttggaaaattatatCACTCTCTtgttttgtgggttatgctgctccaggaattgtcttatggcattgtcAGGAGGTATGTGAACAGATGGTGTGGGTAGCCTCGAAAGTTATAGCCTTTCCATCACCATCTTGTCTCCACTCccaagaagcaaaacacttttaaggagggatagggtgaaagaagatagaaaatagagcaaatatcatggggGTGggtataggatggagggaaatacagttagcaatagtaactgaaaatttttgaagcagaggcaagagcaatgtaaaataatgaaaaggaggTGGAGGATgaggttgatgatgatgatgaggaggaggatgataaaactgatggtactttgctgggctattgtgaagaaaattctttgtcaggtataaggtactatataaatgttattgtaattgttgttgcaataatcaacatcatggatttattgtaaggaaatctctctttaaagtactatataaatgtagtttactatgtaaaaagatgagtaggatgctacctgaaaaatctggaaaaacttacatgagcaaagtgaaatgtactgtatacaaaataacagcaatattgtaagatgatctgctatgaatgacttagtttttTTCAGCAATAGcaagtgatccaagacaactctgaaggacttatgaaaaatccaatccatctacagagaaagaaatgattgtatctgaatacagattgaagcatatttttttttatttccttttcctaaagtttttgttgtctgttttctttcacaacctgactaatgtggaaatattttgcataactgcacatgtataacttatattgaattgcttgagttcttaaggtgggggtgggttgggagggagggaggaagagaatttgtaagacaaaattttaaaaatttatgttaaaatttgtttttatgtgtgatttaggaaaaataaaattctaaataaataagattATCCACTTCTCATCTgctacataaaataataataataaaaaaaacagaaaaagtttaagtgacttcacTCTATAGCCAAAGGCTATGCAATTGTGGTGAACTGAAGAGCTATGTTAAGACCTATGTTACCATGGAATGCCTGGGACTCTGTACCAGGAATTCAATATCCAGGTATTATATTATGTGATTTCTCCCTCCAGTGATCCTTTACCCTTCACATTCCTATAACAGTCTCATTCCTTGATACTATCATCCTCAACTTCATTGCCTTCATATCATGAATTGTGCCTCTTTATTCTCCTTTTCAAGGGCATATGTTCTTTCCCCAAACTGCATCTGAATGGTTTTTATTATAACCATCTCTGGTGGACTGCATATGTAAGGACACTAGATCTGTAGTGATGGTAGaatgaattaattttataaataccAATATTAGGGGCTCTATTTATCCTCTAAGTTTTTCATTCTACATCTCCAGGGAACTAAATTTGTAACAAAGCTTAGAACTTCTAGCTAGTATTCAAGTCCAGAATTTCTAATTTCCAAATTAATGCTTTGTTGACTATGTCATGCTGTCTAGGGCATGCTTTGGCTGAAATAAACAATTAGGAATTCAGTAAGACTTTAAGATAATATAAACCAACAACTTTCCAAtgtaatattaaaataatctaaAATAAGATAAAGAATGAAGTAATCTTAAAAAGGCTAACATAGATTGAGCTCAGTGTATAAGTCTCTCCTGACTAATTCCACTCTACTGTGATTAAAGTCAAATCAATCTgacaagtacttattaaagtgTCTACCAAGTGTATAACACTAAGCAtcagaaatttaaaacaaaatatttcctgctCTCAGAGTACTTAAATTCTATGGGGAGCATGTATGTAAAGTAATAAGGAAATGCAAAACATagacaaaattaatacaaagaaaCCTTAGAGGGTATGGTTAAGTCAAGTTCATCTTACCatcaaacaaaatatttccttggaagaGTTATTTGCCTGTGGTGttcatgtatattttctttttccaattgaaTTATAGACATGTCAAGGACAGGCTaaatcttctatttcttttgtatttccatTTATGCATAATCTGTGGAATTGATCAgcaaatttttattgcattgaatTGAGCCATGTTTTAACCTTCTAATGCCATCAGCAGATTGTGCATATGTTGATTGATCTGTTTTGAAACTGATGGTTTGTTTACCTAAGGCTTGGTAGcgcctcattagaatgtgaaacACATTAAAATAACAATTGCTGAGCCTGGCAAAATACTGATCGTTATCATCTAGTTGATGGAGGTTAGACACATCACATCTTTCTGTAGAAACTGGACACTCCAACTAACTTCAACTAACAGATTAGTGATGGACAAAATGGTTGTTGTAAAAGTGTTGGCAAAAGATATTTGCCAGCATGGTATCATCAAATTCATAAGTCCTTTATGTGTCTCTTTAATGTCATGAATATTACAAATGTAGAATTCTGTGGGGTCAGTTTTGGTTAAATATAGCTTATTCCACTGAACAACAATGTTCTCTGCCCTCACATTCTTTTAGAAACTCATTtaaggtcacttaactctgttttgtAGGTTTAATCCTATCATAGATTGAAAATTTTCAGGCTTCTAAACGTAAGAAATCTGAAGACTCTTGTGCCAAGGGTCCTGGGGTTTGAGTTATCTTTGCTGGAGTTCAACACAGTAGTGTAGAGGAGGTGTCTCTTGCTGGGAAGGCTAACTTATACTTCTGAGAGAGTGACCTTCACACCTCAGATATGTGGTGAGCCTGGAAAAAAGGAAGCAGTAGGTACCAGATGGGGTGGGCTTGGGGGGGGTGGTCAATCAGCTGAGGGCAGTTGTGTTGTCCACTAATGAAGGCTTAAATGTTAAAGTGAGAAAGTGAGGGATTGGGGATTTAGGGTGATCaggtaaaataaagaaatatggtCCCAACTTTGCTTTTAGCACAATTAAGCAAAGTCtcattcacttcatttttctgttttttaaatagcatttttaattaaagtattgagtttcagattttatctctctttcccttcctcccctccccatttcctaaagtggtaagcaatcagatttgggttatacatgtaaattatataaaatattacaacattagtcattctgtataagaaaactcaaataaaagaaagtgaaaaatagtatgcttcaagatggtggaggaaagactgtAACTTTTGAAGCTCACCTCGAACTGTCCACATACCTTCAGAAAAATGTGataagaaaaatagcatgcttacgTCTGTGTTCAAAcaatgtcagttctttttttgaaggtggatagcatgccTTATGATTAAtactttgggattatcttgaatcattggattgttgagaatagttgtcattcacagtttttcatcaaacaatattgctatctctgtgtacaatgttctcctggttttgctcacttcactatacatcagttcatacaagtctttccaggcctttctgaagtcattctgcttgtcatttcttatagcacagtaatattcaatCATGTCATATACCAtatgttgtttagccattctccaaattaatggtcattcctttgatttctgattcttagccaccacaaaaagagctactataaatagttttgtaca is part of the Dromiciops gliroides isolate mDroGli1 chromosome 4, mDroGli1.pri, whole genome shotgun sequence genome and encodes:
- the LOC122725975 gene encoding receptor of activated protein C kinase 1-like, whose protein sequence is MTEQMTLRGTLKGHNGWVTQIATTPQFPDMILSASRDKTIIMWKLTRDETNYGIPQLALRGHSHFVSDVVISSDGQFALSGSWDGTLRLWDLTTGTTTRRFVGHTKDVLSVAFSSDNRQIVSGSRDKTIKLWNTLGVCKYTVQDESHSEWVSCVRFSPNSSNPIIVSCGWDKLVKVWNLANCKLKTNHIGHTGYLNTVTVSPDGSLCASGGKDGQAMLWDLNEGKHLYTLDGGDIINALCFSPNRYWLCAATGPSIKIWDLEGKIIVDELKQEVISTSSKAEPPQCTSLAWSADGQTLFAGYTDNLVRVWQVTIGTR